Proteins from one Pyramidobacter piscolens W5455 genomic window:
- a CDS encoding MFS transporter, producing MNRNAEPQEKNSSYRYVIAAVSFMFMFVAMGLGNAPNGQYLAPVTREFGLSRADFSLTFSMRYLFTTIFNLLWVKIFTKIGIRLMVGVGFLILATAFFIFSSSSTLPGFYVGGILQGAALALCISASCSYLVDHWFAERKGTVLGVVFAASGIGGALGNVLVARWIARSGWRFSYRLTSFLILGLGLGLTSFVRTRRAPENAALERARAEPSGGGPSLAELRRTSRFYALFAIVFVLGWLCNPVYTVAPAHLVDRGFDPVFAGQMTGLMFIALGAAKILWGALYDRFGLRPVFLTSCACGIAALLTLARASSELSAVAFAVLLGFAMPVETIIVPLLVMNLLGARAYAAMIGVFFALMSAGIAVGNPLINFGYSLAGSYSPVLALYAGLFALCAALYLWCEREAKRFEKRTR from the coding sequence ATGAATCGAAACGCGGAGCCGCAGGAAAAAAATTCGTCATACCGCTACGTCATTGCGGCCGTGAGTTTCATGTTCATGTTTGTGGCCATGGGGCTGGGCAACGCGCCCAACGGGCAATACCTTGCTCCGGTGACGCGGGAGTTCGGTCTGAGCCGGGCCGATTTTTCCCTGACCTTCAGCATGAGATATTTGTTCACGACGATTTTCAATCTGCTGTGGGTGAAAATTTTTACGAAAATCGGCATCCGCCTGATGGTCGGCGTCGGCTTTCTGATCCTTGCAACGGCGTTTTTCATCTTTTCGTCTTCCAGTACGCTGCCCGGGTTTTACGTCGGCGGCATCCTGCAGGGCGCCGCGCTGGCCCTGTGCATCAGCGCGTCCTGCTCTTATCTGGTGGACCACTGGTTCGCGGAACGCAAGGGCACCGTGCTGGGCGTTGTCTTTGCCGCCAGCGGCATCGGCGGCGCTCTCGGCAACGTGCTCGTGGCGCGCTGGATCGCGCGGAGCGGCTGGCGTTTTTCCTACCGGTTGACTTCGTTCCTGATCCTCGGGCTCGGGCTCGGCCTGACGTCGTTCGTGCGCACGCGCCGCGCGCCGGAAAACGCCGCTTTGGAAAGGGCGCGTGCAGAGCCCTCCGGCGGCGGACCGTCGCTTGCGGAGTTACGCCGCACGAGTCGTTTTTACGCGCTGTTCGCGATCGTGTTCGTGCTTGGCTGGCTGTGCAATCCTGTCTACACGGTCGCTCCCGCGCATCTCGTGGACCGCGGTTTCGATCCCGTCTTCGCCGGGCAGATGACGGGGCTGATGTTCATCGCGCTGGGCGCGGCCAAGATTCTCTGGGGCGCGCTGTACGACCGCTTCGGGCTCCGTCCTGTGTTTCTGACGAGCTGCGCCTGCGGCATCGCCGCGCTGCTGACGCTTGCCCGCGCCTCAAGCGAGCTTTCCGCCGTCGCGTTCGCCGTGCTGCTGGGCTTTGCCATGCCGGTGGAAACGATTATTGTGCCGCTGCTGGTGATGAACCTTCTGGGGGCTCGGGCGTACGCCGCCATGATCGGCGTTTTCTTCGCGCTCATGTCCGCCGGCATCGCCGTCGGTAACCCGCTGATCAATTTCGGTTACAGTCTCGCCGGCAGTTACTCGCCCGTGCTGGCCCTCTACGCCGGGCTCTTCGCGCTCTGCGCGGCGCTGTATCTGTGGTGCGAACGCGAGGCGAAACGTTTTGAGAAAAGGACCCGCTGA
- the pgsW gene encoding poly-gamma-glutamate system protein has translation MKRIFLLLVLALAARSASAFEDARQNAAADLMRRCETVLWEEKLKRVPDFDVRLDPDHTGLVGEEFTALATTPGSWHDKRAAAQPEMAGAVAGYLIRAGVKEGDWIGINATSSYPGFTMAALCAARTLKLNTVFVLSYGASMYGGTLPRFTVPVMLDALRERGVVDVKIDALTPGGVDDRMRRNVLDEDVLPLVRRLMGERRETCMIPADLRMSMAFRQMLFAAKPIKAFVSCGGSWLSLGRSMEEGAVLPHGLIMPPWPVKPKTWDRGLIMDFLEKGVPCIHLLFTKGVCRDWNLPHGTGPEPNF, from the coding sequence ATGAAAAGAATTTTCTTGCTTTTGGTCCTGGCGCTGGCGGCGCGTTCCGCTTCCGCCTTCGAAGACGCGAGGCAGAACGCTGCCGCCGATCTGATGCGCCGCTGCGAGACGGTGCTGTGGGAAGAAAAGTTGAAGCGCGTGCCCGATTTCGACGTGCGCCTCGATCCCGATCACACCGGTTTGGTGGGCGAGGAGTTCACCGCGCTGGCCACGACCCCAGGCAGCTGGCACGACAAGCGCGCGGCCGCCCAGCCGGAAATGGCCGGGGCCGTGGCCGGCTATCTGATCCGCGCCGGCGTCAAAGAGGGGGACTGGATCGGCATCAACGCCACCAGTTCTTACCCCGGTTTCACGATGGCTGCGCTCTGCGCTGCGCGAACGCTGAAACTGAACACGGTCTTCGTGCTCTCCTACGGCGCTTCCATGTACGGCGGCACGCTGCCGCGGTTTACCGTGCCGGTGATGCTCGACGCGCTGCGCGAACGCGGCGTCGTGGACGTGAAGATCGACGCGCTGACGCCGGGCGGCGTGGACGACCGCATGCGCCGGAACGTTCTCGACGAGGACGTGCTGCCGCTCGTGCGCCGGCTCATGGGCGAGCGCCGCGAAACCTGCATGATCCCGGCGGACCTCCGCATGTCCATGGCTTTCCGGCAGATGCTCTTCGCTGCAAAGCCCATCAAAGCCTTCGTCAGCTGCGGAGGTTCGTGGCTGAGCCTTGGCCGCAGCATGGAGGAAGGCGCCGTTCTGCCTCACGGGCTGATCATGCCGCCATGGCCCGTGAAGCCGAAGACGTGGGATCGCGGTCTGATCATGGATTTCCTCGAAAAAGGCGTGCCCTGCATCCATCTGCTGTTCACCAAAGGCGTGTGCCGCGATTGGAATCTGCCCCACGGCACGGGGCCCGAGCCTAATTTTTGA